One Brassica napus cultivar Da-Ae chromosome C2, Da-Ae, whole genome shotgun sequence DNA window includes the following coding sequences:
- the LOC106384583 gene encoding uncharacterized protein LOC106384583, with amino-acid sequence MEKGVQRMERHPSDGTKIRCLPPKSGHGGKYTWEGAARMEDYKMQPDPSVMDEGDLNYDEENIGGGGGDDMAVEVGKGEVEVAKEAPGGVARAEVDPRLISLP; translated from the coding sequence ATGGAGAAAGGCGTCCAAAGGATGGAGAGGCACCCTTCCGACGGGACTAAGATCAGGTGTCTGCCGCCGAAGTCAGGTCACGGCGGGAAGTACACGTGGGAGGGGGCAGCTCGGATGGAGGATTACAAGATGCAGCCGGATCCGTCGGTGATGGACGAAGGCGATCTTAATTACGATGAGGAGAATATCgggggtggtggtggtgatgacaTGGCGGTGGAGGTTGGGAAAGGTGAGGTTGAGGTGGCGAAGGAGGCGCCGGGAGGTGTGGCTAGGGCGGAGGTTGATCCTCGCTTGATCAGTCTTCCTTGA
- the LOC106378312 gene encoding uncharacterized protein LOC106378312: NPFLFLFFDSISRSDLRSEHRDEEGRKAVDKLELKTRNPDTINQVKKKLMEKGVQRMERHPSDGTKIRCPPPKSGHGGKYTWEGAARMEDYEMQPDPSTMDEGDLNYDEEKIGGGGGDDMAVEVGKGEVEVAKEAPGGVARAEVDPRLISLP; encoded by the coding sequence AACcctttcctcttcctcttcttcgatTCCATTTCACGATCTGATCTACGATCTGAGCACCGGGACGAGGAAGGTCGGAAAGCTGTCGATAAACTCGAGCTAAAGACTCGAAACCCTGACACGATCAATCAAGTCAAGAAGAAGCTGATGGAGAAAGGCGTCCAAAGGATGGAGAGGCACCCTTCCGACGGGACTAAGATCAGGTGTCCGCCGCCGAAGTCAGGTCACGGCGGGAAGTACACGTGGGAGGGGGCAGCTCGGATGGAGGATTACGAGATGCAGCCGGATCCGTCGACGATGGACGAAGGCGATCTTAATTACGATGAGGAGAAGATCgggggtggtggtggtgatgacaTGGCGGTGGAGGTTGGGAAAGGTGAGGTTGAGGTGGCGAAGGAGGCGCCGGGAGGTGTGGCTAGGGCGGAGGTTGATCCTCGCTTGATCAGTCTTCCTTGA
- the LOC106379590 gene encoding probable polyamine oxidase 4: MDKKISFTDDLSDGTISALLQKQNNVVQSSGIVIGSGISGLAAARNLYEASTNVTVLESRDRIGGRSTLITPLVVLLHGVSNDNPLAPIIRRLGVTLYRTSGEHSILFDHDLESYGLYDMHRNKIPPQFVTQVGDAFKRILQEGKIPLIGCGGVRSGKDAYKKIRTGATLVQLYIGFAYGGPALIPQSRR; the protein is encoded by the exons ATGGATAAGAAGATTTCGTTTACCGATGATCTTTCTGATG GAACGATCTCAGCGCTTCTCCAGAAGCAGAACAATGTGGTGCAGTCTTCCGGGATCGTGATTGGTAGTGGTATATCAGGTCTCGCTGCTGCTAGGAACCTCTATGAAGCTTCTACTAACGTGACTGTTCTCGAATCACGCGATAGGATTGGTGGTCGATCCACACTGATTACTCCTTTGGTTGTCCT GTTACATGGAGTCTCCAATGACAACCCCTTGGCTCCTATTATACGCCGTCTAGGGGTCACTCTATACCGAACTAGCGGGGAACACTCCATCTTGTTTGATCATGATCTCGAAAG TTATGGACTCTATGACATGCACAGGAATAAAATTCCGCCGCAGTTTGTCACTCAAGTTGGAGATGCATTCAAGAGAATTCTCCAAGAG GGAAAGATTCCACTGATAGGCTGTGGTGGTGTTAGAAG TGGTAAGGATGCTTACAAGAAGATAAGAACCGGGGCTACTCTTGTTCAGCTGTACATTGGGTTTGCGTATGGTGGACCTGCTCTCATCCCACAATCAAGAAGATAA
- the LOC106378314 gene encoding ABC transporter G family member 31-like, with amino-acid sequence MADASNGSEYFDLDVETGRKSFARPLNAETVEQDEEDLRWAAIGRLLSQRQGSHLATLRRSQTSGYADGNVVQTIDVRKLDRSDREMVVRQALATSDQDNYKLLSAIKKRLNSVF; translated from the exons ATGGCGGATGCTTCCAATGGGAGTGAGTATTTCGACCTCGACGTCGAGACGGGAAGAAAATCGTTCGCGCGGCCGTTGAATGCTGAGACAGTGGAGCAGGATGAAGAAGATCTGAGATGGGCTGCGATCGGACGGTTACTGTCGCAGAGACAAGGGAGCCATTTAGCGACTCTGCGTCGGTCGCAAACTTCTGGTTACGCAGACGGGAACGTCGTGCAGACGATTGACGTAAGGAAGCTTGATCGTTCGGATCGTGAGATGGTTGTTCGTCAAGCTCTTGCCACTAGCGATCAGGATAATTACAAGCTTCTCTCCGCTATCAAGAAACGGCTCAATAG CGTGTTTTAA